One region of Hemiscyllium ocellatum isolate sHemOce1 chromosome 4, sHemOce1.pat.X.cur, whole genome shotgun sequence genomic DNA includes:
- the LOC132815426 gene encoding pancreatic progenitor cell differentiation and proliferation factor-like protein — MASVPSAGCLLAARNQYYRTRVHSTSDGTSSGLCRLENAMEHEKPHQGFLFALEKCLWLKNFLNCEPAHHPVNTGLSTGSGHR; from the exons ATGGCATCTGTTCCTTCAGCTGGTTGTTTGCTTGCAGCACGGAATCAATATTATAGAA CCCGAGTCCATTCCACATCAGATGGAACCTCCAGTGGGCTATGCCGTTTGGAAAATGCCATGGAGCATGAAAAGCCCCATCAAG GATTTCTTTTCGCACTGGAGAAATGTTTGTGGTTAAAGAATTTTCTGAACTGTGAGCCTGCTCATCACCCTGTTAACACAGGGCTATCCACAGGAAG TGGTCATCGTTGA